From Dromaius novaehollandiae isolate bDroNov1 chromosome 22, bDroNov1.hap1, whole genome shotgun sequence:
TTCAATTGGAGAGGCTGGAAGTTTAGAGAATCGGCACATCCCATTCACTTTTTGTCCGTGGCTGGCTGTGATGAACAGGGAGAGCGCGTCCTGTTGCGCTCTCGTTTCCCCTGTAAGGACCCTTCAGGTGGGGACCTTGGCGCGTGGTTGAGACTAGCCACAGTCGCAAGTCAGCTTTCTGGTGAGGGACCGCTGCGCTCTAGCTGGAAGCATGAGTGCTGAAGGGTGCTTGATGGGTGCCCTCAAGAGGACTGCAGTCCTGCCGGGAGGCGAGGAAAAGCCTGAGCCGTTGTAGCTGCTTGTCTTTGTCGTATCCCTCCATTCTGACGAGATGGGGTTTTGCTGGGTGCTGTTAATCCTGGGGTGGAAGGGTGCTAGATGAAGCAGTGGTGAGATGCTGCCCTTGGTGGCTTGCTGTGGTGTGTGGCGGTGCGCACGAGGGGCTCCTTCTCTCCTGAGCTTCTCCAGGATTTCCTTGCGGATGCCTGTTGTTACCTGCCTTCCTTGCAGGGCTCTCCCCAAAGCTAGACTCGCCTGTCTCGGCACGTGCTTCTCTCCTGGGACCTGGTACTGGAACAGCCGAGTAGGCAGGGAAGGACGAGCCGCTGCGGCCGCTGCTTTGAGCTAGAGGAGCATCCCGAGGCCCGGTGAAGCGTAGCCTCAGAAACAGGCAAAGCAAATCGAAATTTCCAGTGTGCGCTGCAAAGGGCTCAACTGCAAGGAAAGCGCTGCTTGGTGGGAAGATCTTCGGTGGAGCAGCCCTTTGGGAatggggggaggcgaaggggttCGCTCTGCTCCATGCCGTAGGTCCGGCCCATCCACGTCACGAGAGGAATCATGTTTTGGTGAAGGCGACGGAGGCAGCTGAGAGCCAGGCTGGCCGGCCTCTGCGTTGAGTCTCCCTCCCAGCCTCGGGGAAGAGCCCCAGCTGGATGAGGTGTTAGCGAAGCCCTGGAGAAGGCTGGCGGCTGCTTGGATGACTCAGATGCAGGAAAGTTACTGGGGAACATTGCACCGAGTCGTATAAACCAGCTTTGAAGTCGGGCTGGCAACCTTGGAGGGAGCGATCTGCGCGCGGGGCTGGCTGCTTCAGAGCCCGTTTGTGCCGCCGCCTGGGCCGGAGCGGAGGCTGGCGAGCAAAAAGAGGAGCCTTTCTTCACCCCCCGTCCCTCTGCTAAGGCTTCCTAGCTGTTCGCTAAGAAGTTCAGGAGCGATGAAAAGCAAGGAAAGCAGGGCTGCGGCGAGCCTTGCTCGTCTGAGCGTGGAAAGCAGACACAACAGGCTATTTCTGCCCAGTGGTTGCTTTTCCAGatgggctgggtgggagggggaaaTCTGTCACTTATTAGCAGTTTGCTACAAAAAGTGCCCTTGCTCGGTGGGAGCTTGGGCTTTTCACGCCGAAACAGGGTCTTCAGAAAGTACTTTGCTGCTGTGTGAAGTGCACGTCCTTAACCAAGAGGGGTTTCTGATTGCCAAACTCGCTCGGTCGCTGGGCAAGGGGGAGAAACTGCTCCTTGGGAAGGTGCGTCTCCGTGTGACGCCGTCCCTCGTGCGGCACAGAGTTCAGTCCCGCTTCGCCCCTTGGGTCAGGAGCAGCACTCGGCTCGCGGCTGCGCTGGACCGTGACGCTACTGCGGGTCTTCTCCTCCGTGTCTTGGGCTGCAGCGCGTTTGCCCTTTTACTCGTCAGGGCCTCTGCCATTGTTGCTGTTTCTGGGGACAACCTGGGCTGGCTGAAGGGAACCGCTTGACCTCAGTGCCGCTGTCCTCATCTCCTCCCGGGCTTTCGAGGGAGCAGCGCTCTTGTCGGAGCAGCCGTCTTTGTGAGGGGTGCGGAAACGGATGACCAGGCAGCTCCGAAGCCCGTCCCCTGCCCGCACCTCCGCTCCGAGCAGCTTTTGAGCGTGTCCAGCCTTGCAGGGATCGCTCCGAGGAAAGAGCGGCTCGTCTAGCGGTCCCGCGCGGCgtggcccggcgcggccgcgtcAGCAGCGAGCCACGTGAGAGCGGCGCTCGCTCGGCAGCGCGGCGGCTTCCCCGGCTGGGGGAGGGCGGTTCGGGTGGGCACCGCGCATCCCCGGGCAGGAGGCAAGCGTCCGGGTCCCGGCACGTCTGCGTCCCCACCAGCGCTTGTTCCTGAGCAGAGCCGCGGAGAAAAGCtatgtttcctttatttttgtgtGCGTTTTGGAGCGCTCGCAAGCGTGAGGCCTTTCCTGCGTAGGCGGCTATGCTAATGTGGCtcttccactgcagcagctctcgcaggggaaaGCGGCTTGTCCGGCGCGTCGCTCGCGAGGATGTCACTGCCTGCGGGTCTCCTGCCTCGAAGCAGTCGCAGCCACTTTCTCCGCTGTGGATTTTACTGCAGGGGATGAGCGAGGGGTGGAGTTTCCCCTCTCTATTCTGGGATGATGCGAGCGCAGGATTAAGCTTCCCCACATGCGGACGTTGTGCGCTGCCAGAGTGactcttttgttgttgttcccaAATAACTGCTCTGCTTTTTTTGGAACAGAATAACCGTTCTGGGATAGAGTTGCTCATATTCCAGCGTGGTCTGTGTGGAGGCATTTACACCATATTAGCCCTAACGTAATGGTTATTCTGGACTCATCCTGCCCGTCTGCATCCCCGGTTGTCAAGTGCTGGATAAACAGCAAGCGGTGGAAGGTGGTTTGGACCTGAAGTGCAACAACTTGTTCGGAAAGGGCAGCGGCAAATCTGGCACTTGTGTATTTGGCCCCAGCAGCTAATCTTCCCCCTGTGGGTTTTGCCTGAAGGGGGGAACGCAGGAAGATGATGccccccaacacaccccgtcccTGAAAAGCCTGGCCAAAATGCCCAGGGGACACAAACAGCGGTGAAGATGACTTGAAACAGGTTAAACCATGAGTTGAGGTTGCCCTGAAATTTAGCCTGTGATGCAAACAGTGAACAGCAGAGCTGTATTTTAGTGTATAGGAGACTTAGGCTAAATGTTGCTTGCCCCGGACCTGCGTGAAGGCGCTGAGCGAGGCTGGGCTCCCTGCGTGGGGACCGCTCTGCTCCTGTCCCGCTGGCTCGAATCCAGCGCTGGTCGGCGGCCTGTCCGCAGTGCCAGTGTCCCCAAAGCCTGGTGTTGCTCACGGGGGGGCACGTGAAGCTCGGTGCTCTCCAAGTGAAGGGGCTTCGCTTTCTGGCGAGGCTTGCCTGGTGTTTTCTCACAAACCTTGCGTTTGCACCCAGATGTGCACGCAGAGAGCAGCTTCGGCGCGAGCAGGAGCGGACCTCGCTCCTGAGAGCGGGccggcagctctgccctgctcgtgGCTCGCTGTCCGTCCGCCCGCGCTTGGATTGTGCTCAGGGGAGCCCcgtgtctctctctcccctccagctTGCCAACAAAGCACGGAcggagaaggaagagaagctgAGCCAGGCGTATGCAATTAGTGCTGGTGTCTCTCTGGAAGGACAGCAGCTCTTCCAGACTATACATAAGACGTAAGTAGATGCAATCGGTGGCTTCTGCTCTCTGCCTTGGCCCTTGTGACCTGCGGCGTTTTGGGCCACACGCCTCCCTCCATCGCTTCCTCGGGATAACTGGGGAGCTAGAGAGCTCCCTTGGGGCAGGAGCTCCCAGTAAGCGTGTCCATGTCTCTGACTGGTCTCGCTGGTGCTCCAGGCTCCTCGTTCCTGCTGGAGTTGCCTGCcgttctcctctcccctcccctgctgTCCCAAACTGGCACCTGGTCTGATCCTGCCCCAGGGGCCGTGTGCCTCCTCGGGGAGACGCGGCTCTGCCGATGAGACGCGGCCGCGctcggaggggctggggggcgaggggggggtcCGCTCTGCCGGGAAGCTGCTGATCCTgttccctcctgcctccccgcAGCATTAAAGACTGTAAATGGCAGGAGAAGAACATAGTTGTGATGGAAGAAGTTGTTATTGCCCCTCCGTATCAAGTGGAAAACTGTAAAGGCAAAGAGGGAAGTGCGCTGAGTCACGTACGCAAAATAGTAAGTGGGGCTCAGGGTGGGGGGCgcgccggggtggggggcgcggggggcgtccggcggGGGCTGGCACCCCTGCCCGCCTGGCGCCCGCCTCGCTGAGCCTTCTCTCCATCCCCGCCACCCTCCCGCTCCGTAGGTCGAGAAACATTTTAGAGATGTGGAAAGCCAAAAGGTAATGCAgcgttcacaagcacagcaaacacaGAAGGAGACCTCCCTGGCGTCCTGAGTCCCACCGCCAGCgccggggctccgccgccgcccggcagccAACGCCGACGTCTCCAGCGGAggccggggcgggagggcaggggagcagtTTTATTCCCTTTCGGGCTCGTTAATGGGGAGCTCACCGATTCCAAACCTtagactttaaaaaagaaaaaaaaaaaaaagaaaaaaaaagaacgagAAAAGAGAATAATTTAAAAGCTCATGCATTACTTGACTAACAGACTTTCTTTTGTCCGCCATGTTTTCTTTCCTACGAGCCAGTCAGACTctgttagttttattttttgacgtttctctcctttcctctccccctgccGAGAAAGCCCCCCCCCCTTTACTTTTCTAAAGGGGGGAGTGTCACCCCGTGCCCCCCatcctccctctctgcccctctgTAACATAGGAGCATCTCTCCCTCGCCCATCCCCGTCCCCAGAAAACCcctctaaaaaataaaagtaacaagCTGACTGAGGCAACTGAATCGGGACCTTTGTGACCAGCGTGGTCTcgttttaattttgtttgca
This genomic window contains:
- the LSM12 gene encoding protein LSM12, producing MAAPGEYFSVGSQVSCRTCQEQRLQGEVVAFDYPSKMLALKCPSSSGKPNHADILLVNLQYVSEVEIINDRTETPPPLASLNVSKLANKARTEKEEKLSQAYAISAGVSLEGQQLFQTIHKTIKDCKWQEKNIVVMEEVVIAPPYQVENCKGKEGSALSHVRKIVEKHFRDVESQKVMQRSQAQQTQKETSLAS